Proteins encoded within one genomic window of Thiothrix litoralis:
- the gatA gene encoding Asp-tRNA(Asn)/Glu-tRNA(Gln) amidotransferase subunit GatA → MSQADSIHTLSLKGIHDGVHTGKFSVMEATDAYLDRIERFNPELNAYITVTRDAAKTQAVDIDNRIRKGELTGALAGVPYALKDLFCSEGVLTTCASNMLANFISPYDAHVAEKLKAAGGVLLGKNNMDEFAMGSSNETSAFGSVCNPWDVGKVPGGSSGGGAATIAARLAPMTLGTDTGGSIRQPASFCNITGIKPTYGRISRYGMIAFASSLDQCGPMAASAEDCALTLNIIAGLDGRDSTCMDLPVPDYTATLNGSIEGLRIGLPKEFFAEGLDAQVADVIDRAIKQFQAKGAIIKEVTLPNSHLAVPVYYVVAPAECSSNLSRFDGVRFGHRCENPKDLMDLYERSRWEGFGDEVKRRIMIGTYALSAGYYDAYYLKAQQVRRLIKQDFEAAFKDVDVIMGPSCPTTAFGIGEKKDDPISMYLEDLYTIPVSLAGLPGMTFPIGFAADGLPVGMQLVGNYFEEARMLNIAHQYQQWTDWHTQVPARFA, encoded by the coding sequence ATGTCGCAGGCTGATTCCATCCATACCCTATCTTTGAAGGGCATTCACGACGGGGTGCATACGGGCAAATTTTCTGTCATGGAAGCCACGGATGCCTACCTTGATCGTATCGAACGCTTCAATCCTGAATTGAACGCCTACATTACCGTGACCCGCGACGCTGCCAAAACGCAAGCCGTGGACATTGACAACCGCATCCGCAAAGGTGAACTCACCGGGGCGCTGGCGGGCGTGCCGTATGCGCTCAAAGATTTGTTCTGTTCGGAAGGGGTGTTGACCACCTGTGCTTCCAACATGCTCGCTAACTTCATTTCGCCTTACGATGCGCATGTGGCTGAAAAGCTCAAAGCGGCGGGCGGTGTCTTGCTGGGCAAGAACAATATGGATGAGTTTGCGATGGGGTCTTCCAATGAAACCTCGGCCTTCGGCAGTGTGTGTAACCCGTGGGATGTGGGCAAAGTACCGGGCGGCAGTTCCGGCGGTGGCGCGGCAACGATTGCGGCACGGCTTGCGCCGATGACGTTGGGCACGGATACCGGCGGCTCGATCCGTCAACCTGCTTCGTTCTGTAATATCACTGGGATTAAACCGACTTACGGGCGCATTTCGCGTTACGGCATGATTGCGTTTGCTTCCAGTCTTGACCAGTGTGGGCCAATGGCTGCGTCGGCGGAAGATTGTGCGCTGACCCTGAATATCATTGCCGGGCTGGATGGGCGCGATTCCACCTGCATGGATTTACCCGTGCCGGATTACACCGCCACCCTCAACGGTTCTATCGAAGGCTTGCGGATTGGCTTGCCGAAAGAGTTCTTCGCAGAAGGCTTGGATGCGCAAGTGGCTGATGTGATTGACCGTGCGATCAAGCAGTTTCAAGCCAAGGGCGCGATCATCAAGGAAGTGACCTTGCCGAATAGCCATCTGGCGGTTCCGGTGTATTACGTGGTGGCTCCGGCGGAATGTTCCTCCAACCTGTCGCGTTTTGACGGGGTGCGTTTCGGGCATCGTTGCGAGAATCCCAAGGATTTGATGGATCTGTACGAGCGCAGCCGTTGGGAAGGTTTCGGTGATGAGGTGAAACGCCGCATCATGATCGGTACTTACGCGCTGTCAGCAGGCTATTACGACGCTTATTACCTGAAAGCCCAACAAGTACGCCGCTTGATCAAACAGGACTTTGAAGCAGCCTTCAAAGATGTGGATGTGATCATGGGACCTTCTTGCCCGACAACCGCTTTCGGTATCGGCGAGAAAAAAGATGACCCGATTTCGATGTACCTTGAAGATTTGTACACCATCCCGGTCAGTTTGGCAGGTTTGCCGGGGATGACCTTCCCGATTGGCTTTGCGGCTGACGGTTTACCGGTCGGGATGCAATTGGTCGGTAATTATTTCGAGGAAGCGCGGATGTTGAACATTGCGCATCAGTACCAACAATGGACAGACTGGCATACGCAAGTGCCAGCCCGTTTCGCCTAA
- a CDS encoding NAD(P)H-dependent oxidoreductase — MRVLIVYAHPNPSSFNHAMLDYCRKGLLEGGHEVRVKDLYAEDFNPVLRASDLAVLQTGTIPDKISREQQDLLWADGLVFIYPLWWFDRPAILKGWFDHVLTNGTAFEYSQEGVKGLLKHQRALVLITAGGTEDYFRQTDAEHLIYRPVTDGTLAFCGIKDVRHSIYYNVPALSAEERSTILEDIATMGRQFAC, encoded by the coding sequence ATGCGCGTTCTGATCGTTTACGCCCACCCCAACCCCAGCAGCTTCAACCATGCGATGCTGGATTATTGCCGCAAAGGCTTGCTGGAAGGCGGTCACGAAGTACGGGTCAAAGACCTGTACGCGGAAGATTTCAACCCAGTACTGCGTGCCTCGGATCTGGCCGTGCTGCAAACCGGCACTATCCCCGACAAAATCAGCCGTGAACAGCAAGACCTGTTGTGGGCAGATGGTTTGGTATTCATTTACCCGCTGTGGTGGTTCGACCGCCCTGCCATCCTCAAAGGCTGGTTCGACCATGTGTTGACCAATGGCACCGCATTTGAATATTCGCAGGAAGGTGTGAAAGGCTTGCTGAAACATCAACGGGCTTTGGTACTGATCACCGCAGGCGGCACAGAAGATTATTTCCGCCAAACCGACGCAGAACACCTGATCTACCGCCCGGTTACGGATGGCACACTGGCATTCTGCGGCATCAAGGATGTGCGCCATAGCATCTACTACAATGTCCCCGCCTTGAGTGCTGAAGAACGCAGCACCATTCTGGAAGACATTGCCACGATGGGGCGACAATTCGCGTGCTGA
- a CDS encoding alpha/beta fold hydrolase, producing the protein MLNYRWFGESDSGVTPLVVLHGLLGSLDNWQTFARGQAGKRPVLALDLRNHGDSPHVEGMSYQQMVSDVLAVLDVLAIPTCDLMGHSMGGKVAMSLALQHPERIQRLLVVDIAPKAYPPRHQALLQAMVSMPLASLSSRKQADEWLSTTVKHPFERGFLLKNLGRKSDGSFYWQCNLPEIARHYLKISGFPASTASCPAPALFIRGGQSDYVADEDLALIRQAFPAAKLISIEAAGHLPHVQTPVEFTALVDTFLN; encoded by the coding sequence GTGCTGAATTACCGCTGGTTTGGAGAAAGTGATAGCGGTGTAACCCCGCTGGTGGTGCTACACGGCTTGCTGGGGTCGCTGGATAACTGGCAAACCTTTGCGCGTGGTCAAGCAGGTAAGCGCCCGGTACTGGCGCTGGATTTACGCAATCATGGCGACTCGCCACACGTCGAAGGCATGTCTTACCAGCAAATGGTGAGTGATGTGCTGGCGGTACTGGATGTGCTAGCGATTCCAACCTGTGACCTGATGGGGCATTCGATGGGTGGCAAAGTCGCCATGAGTCTGGCCTTGCAACACCCCGAACGCATCCAGCGCTTACTGGTGGTGGATATTGCTCCCAAAGCCTATCCGCCGCGCCACCAAGCCTTGTTGCAGGCGATGGTATCCATGCCCTTAGCAAGTTTGAGCAGCCGCAAACAGGCGGATGAATGGCTGAGCACCACCGTCAAACACCCCTTCGAGCGTGGCTTTCTGTTGAAGAATCTGGGGCGTAAGTCCGATGGTAGCTTTTACTGGCAATGCAATCTGCCGGAAATCGCCCGGCATTACCTGAAAATTTCCGGTTTCCCGGCAAGTACGGCGAGCTGCCCTGCCCCCGCACTCTTCATACGGGGCGGACAATCGGATTATGTGGCAGACGAAGATTTGGCGCTGATCCGACAAGCCTTTCCAGCAGCCAAGCTGATCAGCATCGAAGCCGCCGGGCATTTGCCGCATGTGCAAACACCCGTTGAATTTACCGCGTTGGTCGATACATTTCTGAACTAG
- a CDS encoding choice-of-anchor L domain-containing protein has protein sequence MSYNAVTPLGVILLFLWATVVQAAPAYNANVSPSQMSAILDGPGLSVRNLSVTQGANQQYGIFSSGGDVLGVSTGVFLNTGNLGSIQAPNSSAAYSSNTKVQYLDPDLATISANAKYDPSIIEFDITPEGDRLNFVFAFGSEEYPEYVCSRFNDAFGLFVSGPGLSGVRNAAFMPDTGDAIAVNNVNAGAKGVNADGAACNLGNTAYFVDNGNGSGSSSSQLDGYTRPITASMGGLTPGQSYHVKLALADAGDPAYDSGAFFKWLTSTQSTPVDLSLQAAASSLSPAWNSEVEISYTLKNASSISTSLVQVGLEWPAGLEWVSDDSAGSYNASTGEWNADVLPANGAKTLKIRARVGTASSYRVDGEITFAFNEDPDSTAFNRRSFPNEDDTAGLTLNPVDKPVNLSPVINSNGGNATATLPIPEGQTAVTAVKAVDPEGVGITYSISGGSDAARFSINTATGALSFKVAPDYEVPTDVDLNNTYEVQVTASDGTLANTQMITVQVTNITENVAPTITSNGAGVVAYMNAEENQVEVTYVEATDANNDDLVYSITGGADAALFKIIASSGRLRFMTAPDYEKPLDADRNNRYDVQVTVSDGSLTDQQMIYVSIVNLPDENLPPDIVSNGGAASAAVAINENQTLVTVVIATDGNGDKPVYSISGGVDAATFTINTSTGVLSFVTDPDYELPTDSDKNNVYEVKVTASDGSLSDTQTLEVAVADVVENQAPSIINPSAVLYPENASAIVMDINATHKTESEGHGLVYSFAGQLDDVLFQVDSMTGVLSFNKLPDYEKPLDANKDNAYIVSVRVCDSLASCADRVVIVSVQDVDEDSDSDGLMDSVEKIIGTDPWKADTDGDGIGDLQEVHDFTVPLDHDKDGLIDALDADDDDDGIPTRYEMPDPNGDGNPVDARDSDKDGQPDYLDTDDDGDTVLTRYEAPDPNGDGNPADARDTDGDGKPDYLDADDDNDGSPTATEKPDPNGDGNPADAVDNNANGLATYLDVEEDFLVTLQLRVALQGPYDKSTGLMNNELFSQGLVPLLQPYGELKSAFGYVDSGSTISPFDYHGTETAASGVWKATGKDAPVDWVLIELRDKFDPTVRVAAIAALLQRDGDVVDAVTGSKTLQLFNVTDGDYYVVVRHRNHLGVMTNAPIALKTSAELIDFTHLGTKVYGGVNTRLLSSSVALLWAGDTNNSSTIIISGPGSDSNVILGAILVSPDNKLVNTAFRLVGYYATDLNMDGAAVYTGPQNDTNVLLGNVLLHPGNLTFSSNYIIQGSLPR, from the coding sequence ATGAGTTACAATGCAGTAACACCGTTAGGTGTTATCTTGCTTTTTTTGTGGGCGACGGTTGTGCAGGCAGCACCTGCCTATAATGCTAATGTCAGCCCTTCGCAGATGTCAGCTATTCTTGATGGCCCTGGCTTGTCAGTCAGGAATTTGTCGGTAACACAGGGTGCTAACCAGCAATACGGTATCTTTAGCAGTGGCGGGGATGTGCTGGGTGTCAGTACCGGCGTATTCCTGAATACGGGTAATCTGGGGAGTATTCAAGCCCCGAACAGCAGCGCTGCGTATTCCAGTAACACCAAAGTACAATACCTTGACCCCGATCTGGCGACGATCAGTGCCAATGCTAAATATGACCCCTCCATTATTGAGTTCGATATTACCCCGGAAGGTGACCGGCTTAACTTCGTGTTTGCGTTTGGTTCGGAAGAGTACCCGGAGTATGTGTGTAGCCGTTTCAATGATGCCTTTGGGTTGTTTGTTTCCGGGCCGGGGCTAAGTGGTGTCAGGAATGCGGCTTTCATGCCGGATACGGGCGATGCAATAGCGGTCAACAACGTCAATGCCGGGGCTAAGGGCGTGAATGCCGATGGGGCGGCCTGTAATCTGGGGAATACTGCTTACTTTGTGGATAACGGCAATGGCAGCGGTAGCAGTTCAAGCCAACTGGATGGCTATACGCGTCCGATAACCGCTTCAATGGGGGGCTTGACGCCGGGGCAGAGCTATCATGTCAAGCTGGCGTTGGCGGATGCAGGCGACCCGGCCTACGATTCCGGGGCGTTTTTCAAATGGCTGACCAGTACCCAGTCAACCCCGGTGGATTTGTCCTTGCAGGCAGCAGCCAGCAGCCTTAGCCCCGCCTGGAACAGTGAGGTGGAAATCAGTTACACCCTTAAAAATGCTTCATCTATCTCCACCAGTCTGGTGCAGGTAGGGCTGGAATGGCCCGCAGGGCTGGAGTGGGTCAGCGATGATTCGGCAGGCAGTTATAACGCCAGCACCGGCGAGTGGAATGCGGATGTGCTTCCAGCGAATGGCGCGAAAACCCTCAAAATCCGCGCACGGGTTGGCACAGCCAGCAGCTACCGGGTGGATGGTGAAATTACCTTTGCTTTCAATGAAGACCCTGATTCCACCGCATTTAACCGTCGCAGCTTTCCTAATGAAGACGATACTGCTGGCCTTACCTTGAACCCGGTGGATAAGCCCGTGAACTTGTCGCCCGTGATTAACAGTAACGGCGGTAATGCCACGGCGACTTTGCCGATACCGGAAGGCCAAACGGCAGTGACGGCAGTTAAGGCGGTTGACCCGGAGGGGGTGGGCATTACCTATAGCATTAGCGGCGGATCGGATGCGGCACGTTTCAGCATCAATACCGCCACGGGCGCGTTGAGTTTCAAGGTAGCGCCGGATTATGAAGTGCCAACCGATGTCGATTTGAATAATACCTATGAAGTTCAGGTGACAGCGAGTGATGGTACGCTGGCCAATACCCAGATGATCACGGTGCAGGTTACCAATATTACCGAGAATGTAGCGCCCACTATTACCAGTAATGGCGCTGGCGTAGTAGCTTACATGAATGCGGAAGAGAATCAGGTCGAGGTCACTTATGTTGAGGCTACCGATGCCAACAATGATGACTTGGTTTACAGCATTACCGGTGGGGCGGATGCGGCGTTATTTAAAATAATTGCTAGCTCTGGTCGATTACGTTTCATGACAGCGCCTGATTACGAAAAGCCGCTGGATGCTGACCGCAACAACCGTTACGACGTGCAGGTTACCGTGAGTGATGGCAGTTTGACCGACCAGCAGATGATTTACGTGAGTATTGTGAACTTGCCGGATGAAAACTTACCGCCGGATATAGTGAGTAATGGCGGTGCGGCGAGTGCTGCGGTTGCGATCAATGAAAATCAGACGCTGGTAACGGTGGTGATAGCGACAGATGGTAACGGTGACAAGCCGGTTTACAGCATTAGCGGTGGGGTAGATGCCGCAACGTTTACCATCAATACCAGCACGGGTGTGTTGAGTTTTGTGACGGATCCTGATTACGAACTCCCCACTGACAGCGACAAAAACAATGTATATGAAGTGAAAGTGACCGCGAGTGATGGCAGCCTGAGCGACACCCAAACCTTGGAGGTTGCGGTTGCCGATGTTGTCGAAAACCAGGCACCGAGCATTATCAATCCCAGCGCGGTTCTTTACCCTGAAAATGCCAGTGCTATTGTCATGGATATTAATGCTACCCATAAAACCGAGTCGGAAGGTCATGGTTTGGTTTACAGTTTTGCGGGGCAATTGGATGACGTGCTGTTTCAGGTAGACTCGATGACCGGGGTCTTGTCTTTCAATAAACTACCCGATTATGAAAAGCCGTTGGATGCTAATAAGGATAATGCCTACATTGTTAGTGTCCGTGTGTGTGACTCCTTGGCAAGCTGTGCCGATCGGGTGGTGATTGTTAGCGTACAGGATGTGGACGAGGATAGTGACAGCGACGGCTTGATGGATTCAGTCGAAAAAATAATCGGAACTGATCCGTGGAAAGCCGATACCGATGGCGATGGTATTGGCGATTTGCAAGAAGTACATGATTTTACCGTCCCGTTGGATCACGACAAGGATGGCCTTATTGATGCGCTGGATGCGGATGATGATGACGATGGTATTCCAACCCGTTACGAAATGCCCGACCCCAATGGTGATGGCAATCCGGTAGATGCCCGTGATTCCGATAAGGATGGCCAACCCGATTATCTGGATACGGATGACGACGGCGATACGGTGCTGACCCGTTACGAAGCACCTGACCCGAATGGTGATGGCAATCCGGCAGATGCACGGGATACTGACGGTGATGGTAAGCCGGATTATCTGGATGCGGATGACGACAATGATGGTTCACCCACTGCCACAGAGAAGCCTGACCCGAATGGTGATGGTAATCCGGCTGATGCGGTTGATAACAACGCCAATGGTCTTGCTACTTACCTCGATGTTGAAGAAGATTTTCTGGTCACGCTACAACTGCGGGTAGCTTTGCAAGGGCCATACGATAAATCCACCGGTTTGATGAACAATGAGTTGTTCAGCCAGGGGCTGGTGCCGCTCTTGCAGCCCTATGGTGAGTTGAAATCAGCATTTGGCTATGTGGATTCGGGTAGTACGATATCCCCGTTTGATTATCATGGCACCGAAACAGCAGCATCGGGGGTGTGGAAGGCTACAGGTAAGGATGCCCCTGTCGATTGGGTATTGATTGAGCTACGCGATAAGTTTGACCCTACAGTGCGGGTTGCCGCAATAGCTGCGCTGTTGCAACGTGATGGCGATGTCGTGGACGCGGTAACTGGCTCGAAGACGCTGCAACTGTTCAATGTAACGGATGGTGATTATTATGTGGTGGTGCGTCACCGCAACCATTTAGGGGTTATGACCAATGCCCCTATTGCCTTGAAAACATCCGCTGAACTGATTGATTTTACCCACCTAGGAACCAAGGTTTACGGTGGTGTCAATACCCGTTTGCTGAGTTCCTCCGTCGCCTTGTTATGGGCGGGGGATACCAATAACAGCAGTACCATTATCATCAGTGGGCCGGGCAGTGACAGCAATGTAATTTTGGGGGCGATTCTGGTTTCACCTGATAACAAGCTGGTTAACACCGCTTTCCGTTTGGTGGGGTATTATGCCACTGACCTGAATATGGATGGTGCAGCGGTGTACACGGGGCCCCAAAATGATACTAACGTGTTGTTGGGGAATGTATTGCTGCATCCGGGTAACCTGACATTTAGCAGTAATTACATCATTCAAGGAAGCTTGCCGCGTTAG
- the hslO gene encoding Hsp33 family molecular chaperone HslO, with amino-acid sequence MSADTLRRFMLENAHVRGEWLHLDNTWQEMLSRAAYPAFVKTILGEALTAAVLLAATIKHDGSLTLQIRGDGPIHLLVIQATAEGTVRGLAQWSRDADDLTLSALFGDAQLAITLESRNSNERYQSLIPLEGDTLSAALEAYFERSEQLPTRLWLMSDDTAAAGILLQRLPLEEVNPEDWQRTSVLLDTLTREELVHLEPEEVLYRLFHEEDVRLFDAKDISFHCGCSRERVETMLRSLGQAEAETILEEQGKIEIICEFCNANYTLDAVDTSLLFKPAMPTNDTLH; translated from the coding sequence ATGTCAGCAGATACATTAAGACGTTTTATGTTAGAGAATGCGCATGTGCGCGGCGAATGGCTGCACCTGGACAACACTTGGCAGGAAATGCTGTCACGCGCCGCCTACCCCGCCTTCGTCAAAACGATCCTGGGGGAAGCCCTCACCGCTGCGGTATTACTCGCTGCCACCATCAAACATGATGGCTCGCTTACTTTGCAAATTCGCGGCGACGGCCCCATTCACTTACTGGTTATTCAGGCGACGGCAGAAGGTACGGTACGCGGGTTGGCGCAGTGGAGCCGCGATGCCGACGACCTGACCCTGTCTGCGCTGTTTGGTGATGCTCAACTGGCCATTACGCTGGAATCACGTAACAGCAACGAACGCTACCAGAGCCTGATTCCGTTGGAAGGTGACACCCTGAGTGCAGCGCTGGAGGCTTATTTCGAGCGTTCCGAACAGTTGCCAACCCGCTTGTGGCTGATGTCGGATGATACCGCCGCCGCAGGCATCCTGTTGCAACGCCTGCCGCTGGAAGAGGTGAACCCGGAAGACTGGCAGCGCACCTCGGTATTGCTCGATACCCTGACCCGCGAAGAACTGGTGCATCTGGAACCGGAAGAAGTGCTGTATCGCCTGTTCCACGAAGAAGACGTGCGCCTGTTTGACGCCAAAGACATCAGCTTCCACTGTGGTTGCAGCCGGGAACGGGTCGAAACCATGCTACGCTCCCTCGGTCAGGCGGAAGCCGAAACCATTCTGGAAGAACAGGGAAAAATTGAGATCATTTGTGAATTCTGCAATGCCAACTATACACTGGATGCAGTGGATACCAGCTTGCTCTTCAAGCCTGCGATGCCCACGAATGACACCCTGCACTAA
- the gatB gene encoding Asp-tRNA(Asn)/Glu-tRNA(Gln) amidotransferase subunit GatB: protein MEWETVIGLEIHAQLSTNSKIFSGSSTAYGAEANTQANLVDLGMPGVLPVLNKKAVELAIRLGLAIDAEITQRSIFARKNYFYPDSPKGYQISQYELPIVGLGHMDIQLENGETKRIGITRAHLEEDAGKSLHEDFQGQTGIDLNRAGTPLLEIVSEPDMRNAKEAVAYMKKLHALVRYLGVGDGNMQEGSFRCDANVSVRRPGQPFGTRAEIKNLNSFKFIERAINHEVERQIDIVESGGTVVQETRLFDPDRDETRSMRSKEDANDYRYFPDPDLLPVVITPEDIEAVRATLPELPDAKKQRFMSEYALTDYDASLLTQSREVADYFEAVAQGCGDAKLAANWVNGEVSKTLADHDLDITAAPVSSAALVELLQRIQDNTVSNKIAREVFEAMWKGEGSADAVIDQKGLKQITDTSAIEAMIDEIIAKNPGQVAEYRSGKDKLFGFFVGQAMRASKGKANPNTLNDILKQKLEG from the coding sequence ATGGAATGGGAAACCGTTATTGGTCTGGAAATTCACGCCCAGCTTTCCACCAATTCAAAAATTTTTTCGGGTTCATCCACGGCTTACGGGGCAGAAGCCAATACGCAGGCCAATCTGGTCGATTTGGGGATGCCGGGTGTTTTGCCGGTCTTGAACAAAAAGGCGGTGGAACTGGCGATTCGTTTGGGGCTGGCCATTGATGCTGAAATTACCCAACGTTCGATTTTCGCGCGTAAAAACTACTTTTACCCGGATTCACCCAAAGGCTACCAAATCAGCCAGTATGAGCTGCCCATCGTTGGCTTAGGCCACATGGACATCCAACTGGAAAATGGTGAAACCAAGCGTATCGGCATTACCCGCGCCCATCTGGAAGAAGATGCGGGCAAGTCGCTGCACGAAGATTTCCAAGGGCAAACCGGGATCGACTTGAACCGGGCAGGCACGCCATTGCTGGAAATCGTCTCCGAACCTGATATGCGCAATGCCAAAGAAGCCGTGGCTTACATGAAAAAGCTGCACGCGCTAGTGCGTTACCTCGGTGTCGGCGATGGCAATATGCAAGAAGGTTCGTTCCGTTGCGATGCCAACGTCTCGGTACGCCGCCCCGGTCAGCCGTTTGGTACGCGCGCTGAAATCAAGAACCTGAACTCGTTCAAGTTCATTGAACGCGCCATCAACCACGAAGTAGAACGCCAGATCGACATTGTCGAGTCCGGCGGCACGGTGGTACAGGAAACCCGTTTGTTCGACCCGGATCGCGACGAAACCCGTTCGATGCGCAGTAAGGAAGATGCCAACGACTACCGTTACTTCCCCGACCCTGATTTGCTGCCGGTGGTGATTACCCCGGAAGACATTGAAGCCGTGCGGGCGACGCTGCCGGAATTGCCGGATGCCAAAAAACAGCGTTTCATGAGCGAATATGCGCTGACCGACTATGACGCCAGCCTGCTGACGCAAAGCCGTGAAGTGGCGGATTATTTCGAGGCAGTCGCGCAAGGGTGCGGTGACGCCAAGCTCGCCGCCAACTGGGTGAATGGCGAAGTCAGCAAAACCTTGGCAGATCACGATCTGGATATTACCGCAGCGCCAGTCAGCAGTGCGGCTTTGGTGGAATTGCTCCAGCGCATTCAAGACAACACCGTGTCCAACAAGATTGCTCGCGAAGTGTTCGAGGCGATGTGGAAAGGTGAAGGTTCTGCCGATGCGGTCATCGACCAGAAAGGCTTGAAGCAAATCACCGATACCAGCGCGATTGAAGCGATGATTGACGAAATCATTGCCAAAAATCCGGGGCAGGTAGCGGAATACCGCAGCGGTAAAGACAAGCTGTTTGGTTTCTTTGTGGGACAAGCGATGCGTGCTTCCAAAGGCAAGGCTAACCCCAACACCTTGAACGACATCCTCAAACAAAAGCTGGAGGGCTGA
- the gatC gene encoding Asp-tRNA(Asn)/Glu-tRNA(Gln) amidotransferase subunit GatC, which translates to MAISEDEVKKVARLARLAVPEERLAAYTQSLSNILNLVDQLSAVDTTGVEPMAHPLDMVQRLREDVVTETDHRAQYQAIAPEVEKGLYLVPKVIE; encoded by the coding sequence ATGGCCATTTCTGAAGATGAAGTGAAAAAAGTAGCCCGTCTGGCGCGTCTGGCCGTGCCAGAGGAACGGCTGGCGGCTTATACCCAAAGCCTTTCCAATATCCTCAATCTGGTGGATCAGTTGAGTGCGGTGGATACCACGGGTGTTGAACCAATGGCGCATCCGCTGGACATGGTGCAACGCTTGCGTGAAGACGTGGTGACGGAAACCGATCACCGCGCACAGTATCAGGCCATCGCGCCAGAGGTGGAGAAGGGGCTGTATCTGGTACCAAAAGTGATTGAGTAA
- a CDS encoding MltA domain-containing protein, whose protein sequence is MLQRHLATVLLAGTITGSAAPSWADAPLWESWSQPYPQRGEFAPSRQGTLQPRLQLATYSAPAPLSNPIQQGLLDLAHSLEGKSQWERAAPLGNNIANKTLMETVKRLLTWQDSLEPAALERQFDLVSVSSKADSKAQFTGYYTPVLQGSRTRTAQFNIPVYRTPPSNLRRLSHNEIAHGALTGKGLEVAWVNNAYLLYIAQVQGAARIYFTDGSVSTLDYASDNGREFKAISTYLAAKGYKIGALSHNNINRWLLDHPAILPDALLSNPRYIFFNETQESPQTASGHGVIPGHTIAVDSRYIPHGSVLLAELPRLDALGKRQGGTEWRILFAQDHGRAIKGNGRFDLYTGVGGDAESAAYSVTGLHRVFMLVRKPG, encoded by the coding sequence ATGCTCCAACGTCATCTGGCGACTGTCTTACTGGCAGGCACGATTACAGGCTCTGCTGCACCCTCATGGGCAGATGCCCCACTATGGGAATCGTGGTCGCAACCTTATCCGCAACGTGGGGAATTTGCCCCCAGTCGCCAAGGTACATTACAGCCACGCCTGCAACTCGCGACTTATTCAGCCCCTGCGCCACTGAGCAATCCCATCCAACAAGGTTTGCTCGACCTGGCACACTCTCTGGAAGGCAAAAGCCAGTGGGAACGTGCCGCGCCACTCGGTAACAACATTGCCAACAAAACCCTGATGGAAACCGTAAAGCGCCTGCTTACCTGGCAAGACAGCCTAGAGCCTGCCGCGCTAGAACGCCAATTTGACCTGGTGTCTGTTTCTTCCAAAGCCGATAGCAAAGCACAGTTTACCGGCTATTACACGCCGGTTCTGCAAGGCAGTCGTACCCGTACCGCACAGTTCAACATACCGGTATACCGTACCCCACCCAGTAACCTCAGGCGCTTGTCGCACAATGAGATTGCCCATGGCGCACTGACCGGTAAAGGGCTGGAGGTGGCGTGGGTGAATAATGCCTACTTGCTATACATCGCACAGGTACAAGGTGCCGCCCGCATCTATTTTACCGACGGCAGCGTCAGCACACTGGATTATGCAAGTGACAACGGACGGGAATTCAAAGCAATCTCCACCTACCTAGCGGCAAAAGGTTACAAAATTGGCGCGTTATCGCATAACAATATTAACCGTTGGCTGCTTGACCACCCGGCAATCCTTCCTGATGCACTCCTGAGTAACCCGCGTTACATTTTTTTCAATGAAACCCAAGAGTCTCCGCAAACCGCTTCTGGTCATGGGGTCATCCCCGGTCACACCATCGCGGTGGATAGCCGTTACATTCCCCACGGCTCGGTATTATTGGCGGAATTACCCCGGCTCGATGCACTCGGCAAGCGTCAGGGCGGCACGGAGTGGCGTATCTTGTTCGCACAGGATCACGGACGTGCCATCAAGGGTAACGGGCGTTTCGATTTGTATACTGGCGTTGGCGGGGATGCCGAATCAGCCGCCTATTCCGTCACGGGTCTGCATCGTGTTTTCATGCTGGTGCGCAAACCGGGCTAA